A single Clostridium sp. AN503 DNA region contains:
- the trxA gene encoding thioredoxin — MEKKFTTQNFDAEVLQSDKTVLVDFYADWCGPCKMMAPVVEALAVELADTAVIGKLNVDENEEIAMKYGVMSIPTLIVFKNGKAVNKKVGVQSKEAIVSMIEKA, encoded by the coding sequence ATGGAAAAGAAATTTACAACCCAGAATTTTGACGCAGAGGTTCTTCAGTCTGACAAGACTGTCCTGGTGGACTTCTACGCGGATTGGTGCGGCCCGTGCAAGATGATGGCTCCGGTCGTGGAAGCCCTTGCGGTGGAGTTGGCGGATACAGCCGTGATCGGCAAGCTGAACGTAGACGAGAATGAAGAGATCGCCATGAAGTACGGCGTCATGAGCATCCCGACGTTGATCGTTTTCAAGAACGGCAAGGCAGTGAACAAGAAAGTTGGCGTGCAGTCCAAAGAAGCCATTGTATCCATGATCGAGAAGGCGTAA
- the trmB gene encoding tRNA (guanosine(46)-N7)-methyltransferase TrmB: protein MRLRHIRGAEAAIEASPFVIQKPAQWSGRFHELFGSDHPIHIEVGMGKGKFIMELAGKHPEINYIGIERYPSVLLRALQKREELELANIWFMCVDAKLLAEIFAPGEVERIYLNFSDPWPKDRHAKRRLTSPEFMKVYDQILTNDGTVEFKTDNQGLFTYSLESIPEAGWRIDAYTRDLHHSEMAEGNVMTEYETKFSAMGNPICKLIASR, encoded by the coding sequence ATGAGATTACGCCATATCCGGGGTGCGGAAGCAGCCATTGAAGCCAGTCCCTTCGTGATACAGAAGCCGGCGCAGTGGAGCGGCAGGTTCCATGAGCTCTTTGGCAGTGACCATCCGATCCATATTGAAGTAGGGATGGGAAAAGGAAAATTCATCATGGAGCTGGCGGGAAAGCACCCTGAGATCAATTATATCGGCATTGAGCGCTATCCCAGCGTGCTGCTCCGGGCCCTTCAGAAACGGGAGGAGCTGGAGCTTGCCAACATCTGGTTCATGTGTGTGGATGCAAAGCTTCTGGCAGAGATCTTTGCGCCGGGAGAGGTGGAGCGGATCTATCTGAATTTTTCTGACCCGTGGCCCAAGGACCGCCACGCAAAGCGCCGCCTGACTTCTCCGGAGTTCATGAAGGTATATGACCAGATCCTCACAAATGACGGCACGGTGGAGTTCAAGACAGATAACCAGGGCCTCTTCACCTATTCCCTGGAATCCATACCGGAGGCGGGATGGAGGATAGACGCCTATACACGGGATCTGCACCACAGCGAGATGGCGGAGGGGAATGTGATGACGGAGTACGAAACCAAGTTTTCCGCCATGGGAAATCCCATCTGTAAGTTGATAGCCAGCCGTTAA
- a CDS encoding DUF4145 domain-containing protein, which translates to MGTNINSSWEMIQQGVRDTERLIGQRDYNASMIKARQTLEFMVKLLSERAGMGEASDLKDMIDTLYQHRWINKTTCEHYHKIRIIGNKAAHEGDANAYNANQAYHMLSQEVYTFANDYRNAQRGTRPAQSARSAQSGTRQAQGSRQPQNARRQAPSSSTRSRRRQPQRRAGFTVYDLLKLLVPVLCIILLFCVVKLVKPNKEAKETTAPTTSEEVTTAEVLTTPETEAPTQAPVVYKTTSVLNVRPQPNTQDDRIGQLEAGATVEFVRTHDEKWAVIMYNGQEAYVASEYLTTQ; encoded by the coding sequence ATGGGAACCAACATAAACAGCAGCTGGGAGATGATTCAGCAGGGTGTCAGGGATACGGAGCGCCTGATCGGCCAGAGGGATTACAATGCCTCCATGATCAAGGCCCGCCAGACCCTGGAATTCATGGTAAAGCTCCTGTCTGAACGTGCAGGCATGGGAGAGGCCAGCGATCTTAAGGATATGATCGATACCCTGTATCAGCACCGCTGGATCAACAAGACCACCTGTGAGCACTATCACAAGATCCGCATCATCGGCAACAAAGCTGCTCACGAGGGAGATGCCAACGCATACAACGCCAACCAGGCGTACCATATGCTGTCCCAGGAAGTCTATACCTTTGCCAACGACTACCGCAACGCCCAGCGGGGCACCCGTCCCGCGCAGAGCGCCCGCTCCGCACAGAGCGGCACAAGACAGGCCCAGGGATCGCGGCAGCCGCAGAACGCCAGGAGGCAGGCTCCGTCCTCTTCCACCCGCAGCCGCAGAAGACAGCCACAGAGGCGCGCCGGTTTTACCGTTTATGACCTGCTGAAGCTTCTGGTCCCGGTGCTGTGTATTATCCTGCTGTTCTGTGTAGTAAAGCTGGTGAAGCCGAATAAGGAAGCCAAAGAGACCACTGCCCCCACCACCTCCGAGGAGGTTACCACGGCAGAAGTTCTCACCACGCCCGAGACCGAAGCCCCAACGCAGGCTCCTGTTGTTTATAAGACCACTTCAGTCCTGAATGTACGTCCTCAGCCCAATACCCAGGATGACCGCATCGGCCAGCTCGAAGCCGGCGCCACGGTCGAATTTGTCCGCACCCATGATGAGAAGTGGGCAGTCATCATGTATAACGGACAGGAAGCATATGTGGCCAGCGAATACCTGACCACACAGTAG
- a CDS encoding ATPase, whose amino-acid sequence MDTVIKQISEIEAAASSVMDEANASKKAFAQEMADKTAAFDRELDDRTSRKIDELRARMEIEMDSKLSKQKADAEDMLKRMEKNYEDHHRDYAKQLFRSLIEE is encoded by the coding sequence ATGGATACAGTTATAAAGCAGATATCCGAGATCGAGGCCGCCGCTTCTTCTGTCATGGATGAAGCCAATGCCAGCAAAAAAGCATTCGCTCAGGAGATGGCTGACAAAACTGCCGCCTTTGATCGAGAGCTGGATGACCGCACCAGCCGGAAGATAGACGAACTCCGGGCACGGATGGAAATTGAGATGGATTCCAAATTGTCAAAACAGAAGGCAGACGCGGAAGACATGTTAAAACGCATGGAGAAGAATTATGAAGACCATCACAGGGACTATGCAAAGCAGTTGTTCCGGTCATTGATAGAGGAGTGA